TCGGCCCGAGCACGGCAAGAAAGTCCCCCTCGTATACCGAAAGAGAAAGACCCTGCAAGATTTTTGCGCCGCCGAGATTGACGCAGAGCTGCTCGCAAACGATTAACGGTTCGCTCATTGCATGCTCTGGACAAATGCGGCAGTCGCCTTGCGAAGATTGGCCGCGTAGTCGTGCGCGAGCGGATCGACCGTCACGGTTTGGCCTCCAATATCACCGGCAATCGCATCGGCCTGCGCCGAGCTGAACTGCGGCGAAACAAATACCACCCGGATACCCGCACTCCGCGCCTCGCCGATCACCCGCTCCATCTGGCGCGGCGTCAGCGTCTTGCCCTCCTCCTCGGCAGCGATCTGCTCCAAACCGTACTCGTGGGCGAAATAGCCCCATGCCGGGTGGAAAACGAGGAAGCGACGGTTCTTCACAACGCTGAGTTGCTTGCGAATCTCGCTGTCGAGAGCCTGAAGCTCCCTGTCAAGCGCCGCAGCGTTGGCCGCATAATACTCCTTCCCTGCCGGATCAATCGCCGCCAGCGAGCGTTCGACGTTCTTGGCGATTAGCCTGGCGTTCGCTGGCGAAAGCCAAAAGTGTGGATCGAAATTGCCGTGATCGTGATGCTCCTCGGCAGGCACCGCATGCTCGTACTTCTCCGCGCTCATCGGCAGCAACGTCACTCCTTCGGAAGCGTTGCACACCGTCATGCTTTTGTTGAGATCGACGAGGCGCGGCATCCAGTCAAGTTCGAACTCGACGCCCGAACCAGCCTTCACGAAAAGCGCCGCATGGCTGACCTGGGCCATCTGCTTCGGCGTCGGCTCATAGGTGTGTGGATTGCCCCCGGAAGGCACCATAACCGAAACTGACACCCTGTCACCGCCGATGCGCTCCGCGAACCACGCCAGCGGCTCGATGGAGGCCACGACCTGCAACTTGTCCGACTCTGTTTTGCCGGCGCATCCATTCAGCAATGGTATGAACAGCAACAACAGGAGGACAAGAGGTCGGATGGGATAAAAAAAAGAAGAGATGAAGCGGCTTTGTCTGGTCGTCATGTCTGGATTCCCGGTTGATGGAAAAAAGTGTCTCTTTTGTAAAAAAAGAATAACAGCAGAGAATCCAAAACGTTGGAGAGGGTCAGGCTTCCCCATCATCGGGAAGCCTGACGAAAAAAACGATCAAGCCTTTTTGTAGCGGTTCAGCGCACTGACGATGGCCTTGATGGAGGCAAGGCTGATGTTCGAGTCGATACCGGAACCGCACACCAGCGCCACGTCATCGAACGAGAGGCGAATGTAGGCGATGGCCATCGCGTCCGAGCTGTGGCCGATGGCGTGCTCCGCGTATTCGTCGACATGGAAATCGATGCCGGTGTGGCTCACCATGCCGCGCACGAAGGCGTCCAGCGGGCCGTTGCCTTTGGCCCTGAAGCTGAACTCGCCCTGTGGCCCAACCATCGAGGCGCTGACGATCGTCGCCACCTCGTCGTTGCGATCCGGGTCTTCGTCGCTCCAGCTGATGGTGCACTTCTTCATCAGATAGGGCTCGGTTGCGCCGATGTACTCCTTCTGGAACAGCTCGTGAATCTGCTCGGCGCTCAGCTCCTCGCCGGTGCGGTCGGTCACCTCCTGAACAACCGCACCGAAATCTGGCTGCATCCACTTCGGGATCTGAATACCATACTCCTTTTCGAGCACATAGGCTATGCCTCCCTTGCCCGACTGGCTGTTGATCCGGACGATGGCCTCGTAGTTGCAACCAACATCCTCGGGATCGATCGGCAGATAGGGCACGTCCCACACGCCGTCGGCAGCCCGCTGGTGCGCTTTCATTCCCTTGCTGATCGCGTCCTGGTGCGAACCGGAAAAGGCGGTGTAGACCAGATCGCCCGAGTAGGGATGGCGCGGATGCACCGTCATGCGGGTGCAGCGAGAGTAGACCTGCTTGATATGCGGCAGGTTGGAGAAATCGAGCTCCGGATCGACACCTTGCGTCATCAGGTTCAGCGCCATGATGATAATGTCCATGTTGCCACACCGCTCGCCGTTGCCGAACAGGGCACCTTCGATGCGATCCGCCCCGGCCATCACCGCCAGCTCGGAGGTCGCCACCGCCGTGCCGCGGTCGTTATGGGCATGCACACTGAGGAGCACCGCGTCGCGATTCTTGATGTGGCGGCAAAACCACTCGATGCGGTCGGCATAGACGTTCGGCGTCGAAAGCTCGACCGTCGAAGGCAGGTTCAGGATCACCTTGTTGGTGGCCGATGCGCCCCACTCGTCCATCACCGCGTGGCACACGTCCAGCGCGTACTCCAGCTCGGTGCCAGTGAAGCTTTCAGGGCTGTACTCGAAGCGGATGCCTGGATTGCCGCTCGCCTCCTTCAGCTCGCGCACCAGCCGCGTTCCGGCGACGGCGATGGTGATGATCTCCTCGCGGCTCATGCGGAACACTATGTCGCGCTGCTGGCGCGAGGTGGAGTTGTAGAGGTGCACGATGGCGTTCTTCGCGCCCTTGATCGCCTCGAAGGTGCGGCGGATGAGGTGCTCGCGCGACTGCGTCAACACCTGGATGCTCACGTCGTCAGGAATGAGATTGTTTTCGATCAGCTTGCGCACAAAGGCGAACTCCGTGGCCGAAGCCGACGGGAAGCCCACCTCGATCTCCTTGAAGCCAACCGATACCAGCAGCCTGAAAAACTCCACCTTCTCATCGACGCTCATCGGAATCGGAAGCGCCTGGTTGCCATCGCGCAGATCGACGCTGCACCAGATCGGCGCTTTGGTAATGGTCTTGTCCGGCCAGGTTCTGTCTTTCAGCCCAACCGTCGGATAGGGTGCGTATTTCTTATAATTCATCGTACTCATGAGAGAGTCTCCATTTAAAACACTTGATAGTAAAAGTCCCTTAATGAAAAAAAGCCGCTTACCCTGAGAGGATCGCGGCTTTGAATCTCAATTCCATGCAGTCAACGAAACTACAATGCGCTCCCCCTCAGGCAGGTAAGGCCTGTTAGCGATAGCGCAAGAAGAAGCATGTTGCTGACCGTGTTCATACAAGATAGAGTACCGTTCAATCGGCTGTACGAAAAGTTGGGACAATATAAACAATTCTTTTACCTCTGCAATGTTCCGGCTTGATCGACGCTGATTGTGCCGACTGATGACAAGCATCTGGCAAAAGAACCGTGAACCTGCTCCGGACGTTCCCCGCTACGCCCGCATCATCGGAACGGAACCGCCATGAAGCGCAGCACCTCGTGCCCCGTGCGGTCATACATCGTCAACCGGCGGCCCCTGACGATATAGCTGCTGCTCTTGCGAAGCGCGCTGATCAACGCCCGTTCCCGCGACATCACCACCGGCTGGCACATCATTTTCGACGAAGTGATCGCGCCAAAACGGATGCGACCTGGCGACTGAGCGAATGAACCACTGATCTGGTTACAGCCGCCCGAGCCTACCATCTTGCGCGAAGCGTACAGGATGATATGCATGTCCCGCCGCTGCCCGTGGATAAACTCAGCCTTCCGCCCATCGACCTCCTCGACTCGCCACCACGTTCTGAACAGTTCCTGGGTTTTCGCATCCGGCGCCGCCGCATAACGAGAGGCGCAAGCTGTCAGGGCAGTAAGGAAGAAGATGAAGAGGTACCGGAGCATGACGGCAGAAGTTTGGTTCGTGAGGAGGATTATGGCTCCGGGAGTAGTATAATAATACTAGGGGGAGATAACTGTGTAAGGGCGGATGGCAGGGGTATAAAACAAAAAAGGAAGCACCGCATACTCAAGCACTTCCTTTTTTAAACTTTTGAGCAGGTTTGAAACCAACTTTTTTTTGCTCCGCGAGTAGGATTCGAACCTACAACCCTTCGGTTAACAGCCGAATGCTCTACCATTGAGCTATCGCGGAATGCGACCCTTCCTGAGCGAAG
The nucleotide sequence above comes from Chlorobaculum tepidum TLS. Encoded proteins:
- a CDS encoding META domain-containing protein, which gives rise to MLRYLFIFFLTALTACASRYAAAPDAKTQELFRTWWRVEEVDGRKAEFIHGQRRDMHIILYASRKMVGSGGCNQISGSFAQSPGRIRFGAITSSKMMCQPVVMSRERALISALRKSSSYIVRGRRLTMYDRTGHEVLRFMAVPFR
- a CDS encoding metal ABC transporter solute-binding protein, Zn/Mn family — its product is MTTRQSRFISSFFYPIRPLVLLLLLFIPLLNGCAGKTESDKLQVVASIEPLAWFAERIGGDRVSVSVMVPSGGNPHTYEPTPKQMAQVSHAALFVKAGSGVEFELDWMPRLVDLNKSMTVCNASEGVTLLPMSAEKYEHAVPAEEHHDHGNFDPHFWLSPANARLIAKNVERSLAAIDPAGKEYYAANAAALDRELQALDSEIRKQLSVVKNRRFLVFHPAWGYFAHEYGLEQIAAEEEGKTLTPRQMERVIGEARSAGIRVVFVSPQFSSAQADAIAGDIGGQTVTVDPLAHDYAANLRKATAAFVQSMQ
- the leuA gene encoding 2-isopropylmalate synthase, whose amino-acid sequence is MSTMNYKKYAPYPTVGLKDRTWPDKTITKAPIWCSVDLRDGNQALPIPMSVDEKVEFFRLLVSVGFKEIEVGFPSASATEFAFVRKLIENNLIPDDVSIQVLTQSREHLIRRTFEAIKGAKNAIVHLYNSTSRQQRDIVFRMSREEIITIAVAGTRLVRELKEASGNPGIRFEYSPESFTGTELEYALDVCHAVMDEWGASATNKVILNLPSTVELSTPNVYADRIEWFCRHIKNRDAVLLSVHAHNDRGTAVATSELAVMAGADRIEGALFGNGERCGNMDIIIMALNLMTQGVDPELDFSNLPHIKQVYSRCTRMTVHPRHPYSGDLVYTAFSGSHQDAISKGMKAHQRAADGVWDVPYLPIDPEDVGCNYEAIVRINSQSGKGGIAYVLEKEYGIQIPKWMQPDFGAVVQEVTDRTGEELSAEQIHELFQKEYIGATEPYLMKKCTISWSDEDPDRNDEVATIVSASMVGPQGEFSFRAKGNGPLDAFVRGMVSHTGIDFHVDEYAEHAIGHSSDAMAIAYIRLSFDDVALVCGSGIDSNISLASIKAIVSALNRYKKA